Proteins co-encoded in one Streptococcus pyogenes genomic window:
- a CDS encoding Gfo/Idh/MocA family protein, which yields MLNIGIVGLGAISQKAYLPYMRQLSDITWHLSTRNAAVRQQVGQLFGHAILYSDVKELSKTNLDGVFIHAATSAHAELASLFLNQGIPVFMDKPIADNYLMTKNLYDLAKENQTFLMAGFNRRFTPRVKKLSSLSTKRKVAVEKNDLNRPGDMTFKLFDFFIHPLDTALFLTEGTLLKGHFQYHLEAGLLSQVMVTLMTESMTTTASMNLQSGSRREVMEVQRAEETYHLENLDELSIYKGTEKRVLGFASWDTTLHKRGFETMIDAFLEAISTGVNPVSPESSLLSHWICQQIADSQLSYGELTVELPKD from the coding sequence ATGCTTAATATTGGGATTGTGGGACTAGGTGCTATTTCACAAAAAGCCTATTTACCATATATGAGACAGCTGAGTGACATTACTTGGCATCTATCAACGCGGAATGCAGCAGTACGTCAGCAGGTCGGTCAGTTATTTGGTCACGCTATTCTTTACAGTGATGTCAAGGAGTTGTCAAAAACAAACTTAGATGGGGTCTTTATTCATGCGGCCACATCGGCCCACGCAGAGTTGGCTAGTTTATTTTTAAATCAGGGGATCCCAGTCTTTATGGATAAACCTATAGCTGACAATTACCTGATGACAAAGAACCTCTATGACTTAGCCAAAGAAAATCAGACTTTTCTGATGGCAGGATTTAACAGGCGTTTTACACCTCGTGTCAAGAAGTTGTCAAGTTTGTCAACTAAGCGTAAAGTGGCTGTTGAAAAAAATGACTTGAACCGGCCAGGAGATATGACTTTTAAGCTCTTTGATTTCTTTATCCATCCTTTAGATACAGCCTTATTCTTGACAGAAGGGACCTTACTAAAAGGGCATTTTCAATATCATCTGGAAGCAGGCTTACTGAGTCAAGTTATGGTAACCTTGATGACCGAAAGCATGACGACTACAGCTTCTATGAATTTACAATCAGGGAGTCGCCGTGAGGTAATGGAAGTTCAACGGGCTGAAGAAACTTATCATTTAGAGAACTTAGACGAGTTATCTATTTATAAAGGTACTGAAAAAAGGGTGCTTGGCTTTGCTTCTTGGGACACTACCTTGCACAAAAGAGGTTTTGAAACAATGATCGATGCCTTTTTAGAAGCTATTAGCACAGGCGTCAATCCTGTCAGCCCTGAGTCTAGTCTTTTAAGCCACTGGATTTGTCAACAGATTGCTGACTCTCAGCTTTCTTATGGAGAGTTAACGGTAGAGTTGCCTAAGGATTAG